The uncultured Dysgonomonas sp. genome contains the following window.
TCGTAGAGCGTGAACAAGCGATTAAAACAGCTTGCACATTGGCCAAAGAGGGCGATGTAATCCTCATTGCAGGTAAAGGCCATGAAGATTATCAGGATGTGAAAGGAGTGAAACATCACTTCGATGATAGAGAAGTAGTAAGAAATATTTTTGGAGAATAAAAAAATCAGAAGGAGCAAATGTTATATTATCTATTCGACTATTTAGACCAGTTAGATTTCCCGGGAGCGGGGATGTTCAGGTATGTCTCGTTCCGTGCAGCCATGGCACTGGTATTATCATTATTGATATCCACTATCATAGGGCGTCGTATCATCGACAAGCTGCAAAAGCTGCAAATCGGAGAAATAGTCCGCAATCTGGGACTGGAAGGACAATTGAGCAAAAAAGGAACGCCTACAATGGGAGGAATTATCATTATCATCTCCATACTTGTACCCGTTTTGCTTTTGGCCCGTTTAGACAATATATATATCATTCTGATGCTTATTACAACCGTTTGGTTGGGAGTTCTTGGCTTTTTGGACGATTATATCAAGGTATTCAAAAAGGATAAAGAAGGACTGCATGGTAAGTTTAAAATAATTGCCCAGATAGGTCTGGGACTTATCGTTGGCATGACGCTTTACCTGAGTCCTGACGTTATTATCCGTGAAAATATAGAATTTCGTAATCAGGATAATGTCATAGAACGGGTCAGTTATACTGCCGAAGGAGCGAAGTCTACACAGACTACCATCCCTTTCATGAAGAATAACAACCTAGACTATGAAGACCTTGTCTCTTTCATGGGTGACTATGCTGAACCTGCTGCCTGGATATTGTTTGTAACGATTGTTATATTCATTGTAACGGCTGTATCGAACGGTGCAAATCTGACCGATGGGCTCGATGGGCTTGCGGCCGGTAGTTCGGCAATAATAGGGGTCACTTTGGGGATACTTGCATATGTATCCGGACACATTGAGTTTGCCTCCTATCTGAATATAATGTTTATTCCGGGTAGTCAGGAGCTCGTTATATTTGCCTCAGCATTTATCGGGGCTACAGTTGGTTTCTTATGGTACAATGCATTTCCCGCACAGGTATTCATGGGAGATACGGGTAGCTTAACGCTGGGGGGTATAATCGGGGTTTTCGCGGTGGTTATCCATAAAGAATTATTGCTGCCTATATTATGTGGTATCTTTATGGTGGAGAGCCTCTCGGTAATGATACAGGTATTTTATTTTAAACTGACCAAGAAGAAATACGGTGAAGGACGCCGTGTATTTAAAATGACACCTCTGCATCATCATTTCCAGAAGGCCGGAAATTCAGGCATACAGGCTTTATTCCAAAAACCGATAGGGGCTGTACCGGAATCGAAAATTGTGGTACGTTTCTGGATTATAGGAATTATCCTGGCTGTACTTACATTAGCAACATTGAAAATGCGATAATATGCAATTTCAAAATTTCAAGATTAAGTCTTGAACAAAAATCTTGAAATTTGAAATCTTGAAATCCTGAAATTAAAGAATATATGAACAAGATAATCATACTGGGAGGAGGCGAAAGCGGAGTTGGTTCGGCCATACTTGCACAAGCAAAAGGATTCGATGTTTTTTTGTCGGATAATGGTCCTTTGCAGGACAAGTATAAAGCAGAACTGGAGCAATACGGTATTCCTTACGAAGAAAAGGGTCATACTGAAGAGCTGGTACTCGCCGCAACCGAAATCATAAAAAGTCCGGGTATTCCTAATTATGCTCCTCTTGTTCACAAAGCCATAGAAAAAGGTATTCCCGTTCTTTCCGAAATGGAATTCGCCAAACGTTATACGACTGCCAAAATGATTTGTATAACAGGGAGTAATGGCAAAACGACCACTACCAGCCTGATATATCATATACTGAAATCGGCGGGGCTGAATGTAGGGCTGGGAGGAAATATCGGGAGGAGTTTTGCCCGTCAGGTCGCGGAAGAAAATTATGATTATTACGTGTTGGAACTAAGTAGTTTCCAGCTCGAAAACATGTATTCTTTCAAAGCTGACATCGCCATCTTACTGAATATCACGCCTGACCATCTGGACAGATACGACCACGATATACAGAAATACATAGACGCTAAGATGCGTATCGTACAGAACCAGACCGAGGCCGACGCTTTCATATTTTGGGAAGAAGACCCTATTGTAAGTAAAGAAATTAAGAAACTGGTATCTAAAGGTAAACAATATACATTCGCCGAACACAAGGTTGGCAATGCAGTCGCTTACCTGAATGATCATGAAATAGATATTAACACTCCTAATTCCGCATTTATTATGGAACAGGATTTATTAGCTCTGGAAGGTACACACAACCTCTACAATTCGCTTGCTTCAGGTATTGCCGCTAAGTTGCTGGATATAACTGACGAAAACCTTCGCCATTCTCTCAGCGACTTTCAGGGAGTAGAGCATCGTCTCGAGAAGGTAGCTAAGGTGAAGGGTGTCCA
Protein-coding sequences here:
- the murD gene encoding UDP-N-acetylmuramoyl-L-alanine--D-glutamate ligase — translated: MNKIIILGGGESGVGSAILAQAKGFDVFLSDNGPLQDKYKAELEQYGIPYEEKGHTEELVLAATEIIKSPGIPNYAPLVHKAIEKGIPVLSEMEFAKRYTTAKMICITGSNGKTTTTSLIYHILKSAGLNVGLGGNIGRSFARQVAEENYDYYVLELSSFQLENMYSFKADIAILLNITPDHLDRYDHDIQKYIDAKMRIVQNQTEADAFIFWEEDPIVSKEIKKLVSKGKQYTFAEHKVGNAVAYLNDHEIDINTPNSAFIMEQDLLALEGTHNLYNSLASGIAAKLLDITDENLRHSLSDFQGVEHRLEKVAKVKGVQFINDSKATNVNSCWYALQSMKTKVVLILGGTDKGNDYAEIEQLVKDKARALVFLGVDNSKLHKFFDGKIEKIQDTSSMKDAVEKAYALAEEGDTVLLSPCCASFDLFKNYEDRGNQFKEYVRKL
- the mraY gene encoding phospho-N-acetylmuramoyl-pentapeptide-transferase, with translation MLYYLFDYLDQLDFPGAGMFRYVSFRAAMALVLSLLISTIIGRRIIDKLQKLQIGEIVRNLGLEGQLSKKGTPTMGGIIIIISILVPVLLLARLDNIYIILMLITTVWLGVLGFLDDYIKVFKKDKEGLHGKFKIIAQIGLGLIVGMTLYLSPDVIIRENIEFRNQDNVIERVSYTAEGAKSTQTTIPFMKNNNLDYEDLVSFMGDYAEPAAWILFVTIVIFIVTAVSNGANLTDGLDGLAAGSSAIIGVTLGILAYVSGHIEFASYLNIMFIPGSQELVIFASAFIGATVGFLWYNAFPAQVFMGDTGSLTLGGIIGVFAVVIHKELLLPILCGIFMVESLSVMIQVFYFKLTKKKYGEGRRVFKMTPLHHHFQKAGNSGIQALFQKPIGAVPESKIVVRFWIIGIILAVLTLATLKMR